In Candidatus Cohnella colombiensis, one DNA window encodes the following:
- a CDS encoding ATP-binding cassette domain-containing protein, translating into MAHFEIKQLTFTYPHEESPALRDVTLTVKPGEFVVLCGPSGSGKSTLMRLLKREVSPGGRLSGAILLDGTPLHEWDAAKVAARVGLVMQNPDSQLVVDTVEHELAFGMENFGLERDVMRRRMAEMAGFFGLEPLLKRSTDELSGGQKQLVNLAAVLMLQPKVLLLDEPMAQLDPLAARELLVMIKRLSDEWGITVIMSEHRIDELLPIVDRVVRLEKGEVVFNGHPRDFVKEAWARRSEQWDIALPSITRWALTHNEAGEPPLTVKEARDWMLLHHVNPVHLSERDTEASNVKATELLCADQLFFAYEKHMPAVLKGLEWQVREGDWLALFGGNGSGKSTLMQLLAGLRFAQRGQVLLQGTAIKRIKEKTRFATIGYLAQNPVLHFAHESLLDDLLAAARRAGTTEQEARELVERFGLTRLLTRHPHDLSGGEQQLGALAITLLSKPKLLLLDEPTKGLDPLSKQKLASHLQSIHANGTTLVMATHDVEFAATYVNRCSLLFDGEIVADGAPESFFHGNLFYATPLHRLMEQISSVGDKEVQHT; encoded by the coding sequence ATGGCGCATTTTGAAATCAAGCAATTAACGTTTACTTACCCCCATGAAGAGAGCCCTGCCCTCCGGGACGTGACGCTTACGGTTAAACCAGGTGAATTCGTCGTGCTATGTGGACCGTCAGGCAGTGGAAAATCGACATTGATGAGACTATTGAAGCGCGAAGTATCCCCAGGTGGACGTCTAAGTGGAGCGATACTGCTGGATGGTACTCCTCTCCACGAATGGGATGCAGCCAAAGTCGCAGCACGAGTTGGCTTAGTGATGCAAAATCCCGACAGCCAGCTTGTAGTCGATACTGTGGAGCATGAGCTTGCATTCGGAATGGAAAATTTCGGTTTGGAACGGGATGTTATGCGTCGTCGCATGGCGGAGATGGCAGGGTTTTTCGGTTTGGAGCCGTTGCTGAAACGGTCAACCGACGAGCTGTCCGGTGGACAAAAGCAATTGGTCAATTTGGCTGCTGTATTGATGTTGCAGCCGAAGGTGCTGCTGCTCGATGAGCCTATGGCACAGCTAGACCCGCTTGCCGCACGGGAGCTGCTCGTAATGATTAAGCGACTGAGCGATGAATGGGGAATTACAGTCATCATGAGTGAGCATCGGATTGATGAGCTGTTGCCCATTGTGGACCGAGTCGTACGCTTGGAAAAGGGTGAAGTCGTCTTTAACGGTCATCCTAGAGATTTCGTGAAGGAGGCATGGGCGCGTCGGTCGGAGCAATGGGATATTGCGCTGCCCTCAATAACGCGCTGGGCGCTAACCCACAACGAAGCGGGAGAACCACCGTTGACGGTAAAGGAAGCGCGAGATTGGATGCTGCTGCATCATGTCAATCCGGTGCATCTGAGCGAGAGGGATACCGAAGCTTCGAACGTAAAGGCAACAGAGCTGTTATGTGCGGATCAGCTATTTTTTGCGTACGAGAAACATATGCCTGCTGTGCTCAAGGGACTCGAATGGCAAGTTCGAGAAGGTGACTGGCTGGCCTTATTCGGGGGCAATGGGAGCGGGAAGTCTACACTGATGCAATTGCTTGCCGGACTGCGCTTCGCACAGAGAGGGCAAGTGCTACTTCAAGGAACAGCGATCAAGCGCATCAAGGAGAAGACTCGGTTTGCAACAATCGGTTATTTAGCACAAAACCCAGTGCTCCACTTCGCCCACGAAAGCTTGCTTGACGATCTGTTAGCAGCGGCTCGCAGGGCAGGGACAACCGAACAGGAAGCGCGGGAGCTTGTAGAACGGTTTGGACTTACTCGTCTGCTCACACGTCATCCGCATGATCTGAGCGGCGGGGAGCAGCAACTTGGCGCACTTGCGATCACACTGCTGAGTAAGCCGAAGCTGCTCTTGCTCGATGAGCCTACAAAAGGGCTTGATCCCCTATCCAAGCAAAAGCTCGCAAGTCATTTGCAATCTATTCATGCTAATGGAACTACGCTGGTAATGGCGACTCACGATGTAGAATTCGCTGCGACCTATGTCAATCGATGTTCGTTGTTGTTTGACGGAGAGATTGTGGCAGACGGCGCGCCGGAATCGTTTTTCCACGGGAATCTATTTTACGCAACACCGCTTCATCGGCTTATGGAGCAGATCAGCTCCGTGGGTGATAAGGAGGTGCAGCATACGTGA
- a CDS encoding ECF transporter S component: MALTRRLLSSKLIIVPIAIAYVVLAYVSLMRGNSLLIGLVLALLSMLPFLLRFERSERRARELMLIAVMAAVATVSRIPFATLLPGFTPVTFIAIISGVVFGAEAGWMVGAATGLVSGFFLGMGPWTPWQMFAWGMAGYTAGLFAHRSEWRRKRVPLALFGILWGFLFGWIMNLTLAIDQWVQTHSWEAVVGKYALSLPFEILHATANVFFIVVFSPSWIRLLERYRSKYGVLERIIRTEAKVVTSEKGGCVHEEARAVNGLGTAGRAQGISGLDSRG; the protein is encoded by the coding sequence ATGGCACTCACTCGTAGACTTCTCAGCTCCAAGCTCATTATTGTTCCAATTGCGATAGCTTACGTTGTACTTGCCTATGTCTCGCTAATGCGGGGCAATTCGCTACTGATCGGTCTTGTGCTCGCATTGCTGTCCATGCTCCCGTTTCTGCTGCGCTTTGAACGAAGTGAGCGTAGAGCGAGAGAACTGATGCTCATTGCGGTCATGGCAGCTGTCGCGACGGTGAGCCGGATTCCTTTTGCCACCTTATTGCCCGGATTTACTCCTGTTACTTTCATTGCGATTATCTCGGGCGTCGTGTTCGGAGCAGAGGCAGGATGGATGGTTGGCGCAGCAACCGGGCTTGTATCGGGCTTTTTCTTGGGGATGGGCCCATGGACACCGTGGCAAATGTTCGCGTGGGGGATGGCGGGCTATACGGCAGGTCTATTCGCTCATCGAAGTGAATGGCGCCGGAAGCGGGTACCGCTGGCACTTTTCGGTATTCTGTGGGGATTCCTCTTCGGATGGATTATGAACTTAACGCTGGCAATCGACCAATGGGTGCAGACACACAGTTGGGAGGCGGTTGTCGGCAAATATGCACTCAGCTTACCTTTCGAAATTTTGCATGCGACGGCCAATGTTTTTTTTATCGTTGTATTTAGCCCCTCATGGATCAGACTGCTTGAGCGATACCGAAGCAAATATGGGGTGTTAGAGCGTATAATAAGAACAGAAGCAAAAGTCGTTACATCCGAAAAGGGAGGCTGTGTCCATGAAGAAGCACGCGCTGTTAACGGACTCGGAACTGCAGGAAGGGCTCAAGGCATTAGTGGGTTGGACAGTAGAGGATGA
- a CDS encoding 4a-hydroxytetrahydrobiopterin dehydratase: MKKHALLTDSELQEGLKALVGWTVEDDKWLSKKYLFPTFPEAIAFVNKVALHAEQVQHHPFISIDYRRVTLRLTTWSSGGLTKLDINSAMAYDL, from the coding sequence ATGAAGAAGCACGCGCTGTTAACGGACTCGGAACTGCAGGAAGGGCTCAAGGCATTAGTGGGTTGGACAGTAGAGGATGACAAGTGGTTGAGCAAAAAATATCTTTTCCCGACGTTCCCTGAGGCGATCGCATTCGTGAACAAGGTGGCGTTACATGCAGAGCAGGTACAGCATCACCCGTTCATCTCCATTGATTATCGACGAGTGACTTTGCGACTTACGACATGGAGCTCGGGAGGATTAACAAAGCTAGACATAAACTCCGCAATGGCGTACGATTTATAA
- a CDS encoding ABC transporter ATP-binding protein, which yields MLGRFLAFYKPYKGLFTLDFICAIFVALLELAFPVGVQWMIDSLLPTNNWGLVTWVCVGLLGMYLISMLLQFVVTYWGHMLGINIETDMRKQLYQHVQKLSFRFFDNTKTGQIMSRMTNDLFDLGEMAHHGPEEIFIALMTLVGVFGIMFMVNWELALITFIVVPFLAWVIIYFNKKLNQAATMMFEQIAEVNARVEDSISGIRVVKSFSNEDYEIERFTKNNRGFRKAKLRSYLTISFSSASIYMLTRFIMLVVLVFGAWYAYTGKLTYGQLVGFLLYVNIFLKPIEKINFLLELYPKGMAGFKRFCELMDTEPDVQDAPDAMEAPQLRGNIAFNNVTFGYENHAHVLKDINLTIRAGETVALVGPSGAGKSTLCSLIPRFYEIDEGAVTIDGIDIRQLTQQSLRNQIGIVQQEVFLFNGTIRENIMYGRLDATEEELWDAARKAHLEGMLSALPDGLDTFIGERGLKLSGGQRQRLSIARIFLKNPPILILDEATSALDTETESMIQQALEQLSHNRTTLIIAHRLATIRHADRIVVVTEDGIAEEGKHEELLAAGGAYARLNAAQLA from the coding sequence ATGCTCGGTCGTTTTTTGGCTTTTTATAAGCCGTATAAAGGATTGTTTACGCTCGATTTCATCTGTGCAATTTTTGTTGCGCTGTTGGAGCTTGCGTTCCCTGTAGGGGTGCAGTGGATGATCGACTCGCTGTTGCCTACGAACAATTGGGGTTTAGTGACATGGGTATGCGTAGGGCTACTTGGGATGTACTTGATCAGCATGCTGCTGCAGTTCGTTGTGACCTACTGGGGACATATGCTAGGCATTAACATAGAGACAGATATGCGGAAGCAGCTTTATCAGCATGTGCAGAAGCTGTCTTTTCGCTTCTTTGACAATACGAAGACCGGGCAAATTATGAGCCGAATGACGAATGATTTGTTCGATCTCGGCGAAATGGCGCATCATGGTCCAGAGGAAATATTCATTGCGCTCATGACGCTTGTCGGCGTGTTCGGCATTATGTTCATGGTCAACTGGGAGTTAGCGCTCATTACGTTCATTGTTGTACCGTTCCTCGCCTGGGTCATCATCTACTTTAATAAAAAGCTAAATCAAGCAGCGACCATGATGTTTGAACAAATTGCGGAAGTCAATGCGCGTGTGGAAGACAGCATCTCAGGCATACGCGTCGTGAAGTCGTTCAGCAATGAAGATTATGAGATCGAGCGGTTCACGAAGAACAATCGGGGCTTTCGTAAAGCGAAGCTACGCTCATACTTGACGATTTCGTTCAGTAGCGCAAGCATCTACATGCTGACACGGTTCATTATGCTTGTCGTGCTCGTGTTCGGTGCTTGGTATGCGTATACAGGTAAGCTGACTTATGGACAATTGGTTGGCTTCCTCTTGTATGTGAACATCTTCCTGAAGCCGATTGAGAAAATCAATTTCTTGCTGGAGCTATATCCGAAGGGGATGGCGGGCTTTAAGCGGTTTTGCGAGCTGATGGATACCGAGCCGGATGTGCAGGATGCTCCAGATGCGATGGAAGCGCCACAATTGCGTGGCAATATTGCGTTTAATAACGTGACATTCGGATACGAAAATCACGCGCATGTGCTCAAGGACATCAACCTGACCATCCGGGCGGGAGAGACCGTCGCGTTAGTGGGTCCTTCAGGTGCAGGGAAATCGACACTTTGTAGTCTGATCCCACGGTTTTACGAAATTGATGAGGGTGCTGTAACGATTGACGGAATAGATATTCGTCAGCTGACACAGCAGTCATTACGCAATCAGATTGGGATTGTACAGCAGGAAGTGTTTTTATTCAATGGTACAATTCGCGAAAATATTATGTACGGACGGCTCGATGCAACAGAAGAGGAACTGTGGGACGCAGCTCGCAAAGCTCATCTGGAAGGGATGCTTAGCGCATTGCCGGATGGATTGGATACGTTCATCGGCGAGCGGGGCTTGAAGCTATCGGGCGGACAGCGCCAGCGTCTGTCAATAGCACGCATCTTCTTGAAAAACCCGCCGATACTGATCTTGGATGAGGCAACCTCTGCGCTCGATACAGAGACGGAATCGATGATTCAGCAGGCGCTGGAGCAGCTGTCGCACAACCGGACGACACTCATCATTGCGCACAGACTGGCGACCATTCGCCATGCCGATCGGATCGTGGTCGTTACCGAGGATGGGATTGCTGAAGAGGGCAAACATGAGGAGCTGCTCGCTGCCGGTGGCGCTTATGCGCGGCTGAATGCAGCACAGTTGGCGTAG
- a CDS encoding DUF378 domain-containing protein produces the protein MKALNLIGLILIILGGLNWLIVGLFDYDVVYELFGSIDEVGTRIVYIVIGIAALYALVLIPKVTKDS, from the coding sequence ATGAAAGCACTCAATTTGATTGGCCTAATTCTCATCATTCTAGGTGGCTTGAATTGGCTTATCGTCGGTCTGTTCGATTACGATGTTGTGTATGAGCTGTTCGGATCGATTGATGAAGTCGGCACTCGGATCGTGTACATCGTCATCGGAATTGCTGCACTCTACGCGCTAGTATTAATTCCGAAAGTCACCAAGGACAGCTAG
- a CDS encoding GNAT family N-acetyltransferase, whose product MPTNDSAKITPKLHLVNMTAEEAQSISRWTYPAPYDCYRWPEWGEMLREEREFADPHIREAQYQSVHDDSHTLVGYIQLFPLDRAIRIGLGLRPDCCNQGWGAALTRLAIDEALRRQPHAEIDLEVEEWNKRAIRTYEKAGFTITDQYTKRAMHGDVALFCMVYGISR is encoded by the coding sequence ATGCCTACAAACGACTCTGCGAAAATAACCCCAAAGCTCCACCTCGTCAACATGACTGCAGAGGAAGCGCAATCGATTAGTCGTTGGACCTATCCCGCACCGTATGATTGCTACCGTTGGCCCGAATGGGGGGAGATGTTACGCGAGGAGCGCGAGTTCGCTGATCCACACATCCGCGAGGCTCAATATCAATCCGTCCACGATGACAGTCATACCCTTGTCGGGTATATTCAGCTGTTTCCGCTAGATCGTGCGATCCGTATCGGACTTGGACTTCGCCCCGACTGCTGTAATCAAGGCTGGGGAGCCGCGCTCACAAGGTTAGCGATAGATGAAGCTCTTCGCAGGCAGCCCCATGCTGAAATCGATCTTGAAGTGGAAGAGTGGAATAAGCGCGCCATACGAACGTATGAGAAAGCGGGCTTTACGATTACAGATCAATATACGAAGCGTGCGATGCATGGAGATGTCGCTTTGTTTTGCATGGTATATGGCATATCGCGCTAG
- a CDS encoding MFS transporter encodes MARLVFLGCMAYLVVGLGQLVVGAVMEPMVNAYGVHYGDGGQLVMHQFLGGLLGVLMAPWLIRKIGKKGMLLTALGLMVIIEFVYTLQPAWGIMLTVAPLVGMGFGMTEATVGAFIIGSAGKNANVAMSRVEVSFGAGALIMPFVGAMFIKVGDWVAAFAFVGVLSVITLLLWVLFWPKILDTPAEEIAGSAGEVKASTMRRSRMVLILGSCAIFFMIYVGFEMSFVHYLPSLLVQDYALSDSTAALSLSVFWGAMVIGRMVSGHAADRWGSKTYMLVTCVSAALLFAVMAGVSNVTGTFVLTFLAGLAMSGMFAVALVFANRAVPGMTEKTTSLLLAFGLIGGAIMPKLTGWFLDEYGVDATKWLLAGFGILMLAVIVWVMSVSRSKSAKAGQGLAA; translated from the coding sequence ATGGCCCGGCTTGTCTTCTTGGGTTGTATGGCTTATCTGGTTGTCGGGTTAGGACAATTGGTCGTCGGTGCAGTAATGGAGCCGATGGTAAACGCATATGGTGTACATTATGGGGATGGTGGACAGCTTGTTATGCATCAATTTCTGGGCGGGCTGCTCGGGGTATTGATGGCACCATGGCTCATTCGTAAAATTGGAAAAAAAGGGATGCTACTAACCGCCCTTGGACTTATGGTTATTATTGAGTTTGTATATACGCTTCAGCCCGCTTGGGGTATTATGCTGACCGTTGCGCCGTTAGTTGGGATGGGTTTTGGGATGACGGAGGCGACCGTTGGCGCGTTCATAATCGGTTCAGCAGGCAAAAATGCCAATGTGGCGATGAGCCGTGTTGAGGTATCTTTTGGTGCAGGTGCGCTAATTATGCCATTCGTTGGTGCGATGTTCATTAAGGTCGGCGACTGGGTGGCAGCATTCGCATTCGTCGGCGTGCTGTCGGTCATTACGCTGCTGCTGTGGGTATTGTTCTGGCCGAAAATATTGGACACTCCTGCGGAGGAAATTGCGGGTTCGGCTGGAGAGGTGAAGGCGTCGACAATGCGCCGTTCGCGGATGGTTCTTATATTGGGCTCGTGTGCCATATTCTTCATGATATACGTAGGCTTCGAAATGAGCTTTGTACACTATTTGCCATCATTACTCGTTCAGGACTATGCATTGTCTGATTCGACAGCTGCGCTGTCGCTTAGCGTGTTTTGGGGCGCGATGGTCATCGGGCGGATGGTGTCGGGACATGCTGCGGATCGCTGGGGTAGCAAAACCTATATGTTGGTCACCTGTGTATCGGCGGCTTTATTGTTTGCAGTAATGGCTGGCGTAAGCAATGTGACAGGTACCTTTGTGCTGACATTCCTCGCAGGCTTGGCCATGTCAGGTATGTTCGCAGTCGCGCTCGTGTTCGCGAACCGAGCAGTACCGGGCATGACGGAGAAGACGACGAGCCTATTATTGGCGTTCGGACTCATTGGCGGAGCGATAATGCCTAAGTTAACGGGCTGGTTCCTTGATGAGTATGGTGTTGATGCTACAAAGTGGCTGTTAGCTGGATTCGGAATCTTAATGCTCGCGGTAATCGTTTGGGTAATGAGTGTATCTCGGAGTAAGAGTGCGAAAGCGGGTCAGGGCTTGGCGGCTTAG
- a CDS encoding sulfurtransferase has product MSSIVSMRWLLARLYESDVVIVDCRFQLGKPDAGQEAYNESHIPGAVYLDLERDLSAPIGEHGGRHPLPDVAQLAARLGQAGIDRTMRVVAYDDQGGAMASRLWWLLRYLGHNEVYVLDEGFTAWKQAGCPVTGDQKVIFPKVYLAEVRHNMVVDVDDVRERLGAAGVVLVDSREAPRYRGEVEPIDPVAGHIPGAINRFWGDGRRADGSWKAAAEQAERFADLSQEDEIIVYCGSGVTATPNVLALEAAGFRNVKLYAGSWSDWISYGENAVATGNEEERKDV; this is encoded by the coding sequence ATGAGTAGTATCGTATCAATGAGGTGGTTGTTGGCTCGGCTATATGAGTCGGATGTTGTTATTGTCGATTGTCGCTTTCAGTTGGGCAAGCCTGATGCGGGTCAAGAGGCGTATAATGAATCGCATATTCCAGGTGCGGTGTACTTAGATTTGGAGCGGGACTTATCGGCTCCGATTGGGGAGCACGGCGGACGTCATCCGCTTCCGGATGTGGCGCAATTAGCTGCACGTCTAGGCCAAGCGGGAATAGACAGGACGATGCGCGTAGTTGCCTACGATGATCAGGGTGGTGCGATGGCATCGCGACTGTGGTGGTTGCTTCGCTATCTTGGGCATAACGAGGTGTATGTGCTCGACGAAGGCTTCACAGCATGGAAGCAGGCAGGGTGTCCAGTAACGGGAGATCAGAAGGTGATCTTCCCAAAAGTATATTTGGCCGAGGTACGACACAATATGGTTGTCGATGTCGACGATGTGCGTGAACGGCTGGGTGCAGCGGGCGTAGTGTTGGTTGATTCACGCGAGGCGCCACGCTATCGCGGGGAAGTGGAACCGATTGATCCAGTCGCCGGGCATATCCCGGGGGCAATCAATCGGTTCTGGGGCGACGGCCGCCGTGCGGACGGGAGCTGGAAGGCTGCGGCGGAGCAAGCGGAGCGCTTCGCCGACTTGTCGCAGGAAGACGAGATTATCGTCTACTGTGGCTCGGGTGTAACCGCGACCCCCAACGTGTTGGCGTTGGAAGCGGCGGGCTTCCGCAATGTGAAGCTATATGCGG